The Fimbriimonas ginsengisoli Gsoil 348 genome window below encodes:
- a CDS encoding NUDIX hydrolase, producing MSHSGTVQRVSSYALLVEDERILLCRLSPHISSRGEWTLPGGGIEFGEHPEDAAVREVREETGLQVRLTELAHVDSIVFTISDGRMHAIRFIYRAQIVSGELTHEADGSTDRCEWFTANQVRNLPLVTLAKAGVQLAFRSSRPRSRV from the coding sequence GTGTCGCATAGTGGTACCGTCCAGCGGGTCAGCAGCTACGCCCTGCTTGTAGAGGACGAGCGGATCTTGCTGTGCCGGCTCAGCCCCCATATCTCCTCCCGAGGCGAGTGGACGCTTCCCGGCGGAGGGATCGAATTCGGAGAGCATCCCGAGGATGCCGCCGTGCGAGAGGTTCGCGAAGAAACCGGCTTACAGGTCCGCCTGACCGAGCTGGCTCACGTCGACTCGATCGTCTTCACGATTTCGGACGGCCGCATGCACGCCATCCGGTTCATCTACCGGGCACAGATCGTCTCCGGCGAGCTGACCCACGAAGCCGACGGCTCGACCGACCGCTGCGAGTGGTTCACCGCCAACCAGGTCCGCAACCTCCCCCTCGTCACCCTCGCCAAAGCCGGCGTGCAACTCGCCTTCCGAAGCTCCCGTCCACGCAGCCGGGTGTAG
- the pncB gene encoding nicotinate phosphoribosyltransferase, protein MRRFSNNDLYTYTVKRVVWEHFPNVSVEYAFRNRDHGVDLLPFKERIREKIGELHGIGPTERTLDKLRDLGYFPEPFLEALRNFRLNSDHVTVGERDGKIDIRIRGAWFETIDFEVPVLQLVNEAVYEGTVSLAVRNEGDRRLTAKIDRLRTFAREEVAEPNSLRIVDMGTRRAYSHEWHGNVLRRLAAELPEVFAGTSNVYWGEELGLSLYGTFSHQGPMAMQALTPIQDSQRRWFGLWAEVYGGKLGIALSDTLGWSMFRRDFDSSMARLYDGARQDSGDPLAWGERFISHLESLGIDPRTKLAVFSDSLTDERAVEIWRRFAGRIGVQFGIGTYLTNDLGQKPMSNVIKLVRCNGYPVAKLSDTPEKAQCEDPAYLAYLLHLVNDIVPKAG, encoded by the coding sequence ATGCGGCGTTTCTCGAACAACGACCTCTACACGTACACCGTGAAGAGGGTGGTTTGGGAGCACTTTCCAAACGTGTCGGTCGAGTATGCATTTCGAAACCGGGACCACGGAGTCGATCTTCTTCCGTTCAAAGAGCGCATTCGAGAAAAGATCGGCGAGTTGCATGGCATCGGGCCGACCGAGCGGACGCTGGACAAATTGCGTGACCTGGGGTACTTTCCCGAGCCGTTCCTGGAGGCGCTACGAAATTTCCGCCTCAATTCCGACCACGTGACGGTGGGGGAACGGGATGGCAAGATCGACATCCGGATACGCGGGGCGTGGTTCGAGACGATCGACTTCGAAGTCCCGGTACTGCAGCTCGTAAACGAAGCGGTTTACGAGGGAACCGTCTCGCTAGCGGTTCGGAATGAAGGGGACCGGCGACTGACCGCGAAGATCGACCGGTTGCGTACATTCGCTCGCGAAGAAGTGGCGGAGCCGAACTCGTTGAGGATCGTGGACATGGGCACGCGGAGGGCCTACTCGCACGAATGGCACGGAAACGTATTGAGGCGGCTGGCGGCCGAGCTTCCGGAGGTGTTCGCGGGTACCAGCAACGTTTACTGGGGCGAAGAGCTTGGGCTGAGTTTGTACGGCACCTTTTCCCACCAAGGGCCGATGGCGATGCAGGCGCTGACGCCGATCCAAGACTCTCAGCGGAGGTGGTTCGGACTATGGGCGGAGGTGTACGGCGGCAAGCTCGGCATCGCCTTGTCGGACACTCTGGGTTGGTCGATGTTCCGACGCGACTTCGACTCTTCGATGGCGCGGCTTTACGACGGAGCCCGGCAAGACTCGGGCGATCCGTTAGCTTGGGGCGAACGATTCATTTCCCACTTGGAAAGTCTCGGGATCGATCCCCGTACAAAGCTCGCTGTGTTTAGCGATTCGCTAACCGACGAGCGGGCGGTGGAGATTTGGCGCCGTTTCGCCGGCCGCATCGGGGTGCAGTTCGGGATCGGGACGTACCTGACCAACGACCTCGGGCAGAAGCCGATGTCCAACGTGATTAAGCTGGTCCGATGCAACGGCTACCCGGTCGCCAAGTTAAGCGACACTCCGGAAAAGGCGCAGTGCGAAGATCCGGCCTACCTTGCCTATCTCCTTCACCTCGTGAACGACATTGTTCCTAAGGCGGGGTAA
- a CDS encoding sensor domain-containing diguanylate cyclase codes for MRHKAEVSDVDTTRLIGRVRAAHLGILVLIALVTLSGQLMTVRALERNRKGSELVDLANRVAIESQTFVSYSQALADQSTSPWDRRELSSRLRKGLDDWSQIAFQLQRDVEAAGDSPKLQSSLQSSEILRRQLAHQFRTQLALPATSVKAIALARASVVQEEAFLSEFEPVTQAIRELVAKRVAALRLTIWLSLAVTLLALAVEGIILFRPMLNRVAAAIQAQRALGLTESLRQSEERLRAAIEGSFDAFFLMNAVKNEGGAVVDFHLSETNSIAEELLGASGTELTVTSLRQIFPAPLTNKLLARFVQCMAESTSFRMEIEVGPRPNLVRWLELQVAPVPGGVAVTARDLTERKQSEISMRAEQFELQAANAQLSHLASTDALTGLYNRRALKAMLSSEAQHAREFGAPVGVIMADLDNFKVLNDQHGHVAGDQVLRSVSDIIQNGLRPSDFAARYGGEEFAIVLRSTDTEGAMAMAERLRHTVESTRFPYGTITLSLGVASWCPTAPSGDDLVRAADEALYQAKRAGKNNCRLAHPPIELFSHREG; via the coding sequence ATGCGCCATAAGGCCGAGGTCTCGGATGTCGACACAACGCGCCTCATTGGGCGGGTGCGCGCCGCCCATTTAGGCATCCTCGTACTCATCGCGCTCGTCACTCTCTCGGGCCAGTTGATGACGGTGCGAGCCTTGGAGCGGAACCGAAAAGGTTCCGAGCTTGTGGACCTCGCTAACCGAGTGGCGATCGAGAGCCAGACCTTCGTCAGCTATTCGCAGGCGCTCGCAGATCAATCCACCTCGCCTTGGGATCGCCGCGAACTTTCCAGCCGACTTAGGAAAGGGCTCGACGATTGGAGCCAAATCGCTTTTCAACTCCAACGGGACGTCGAGGCAGCGGGCGACTCTCCCAAGCTTCAAAGCTCGCTACAGTCGAGCGAGATTCTGCGCCGCCAATTGGCGCACCAGTTTCGAACCCAACTCGCACTACCGGCCACGTCGGTGAAGGCGATCGCCCTCGCCAGGGCTTCTGTCGTTCAGGAGGAGGCATTCCTCAGCGAGTTCGAACCGGTCACTCAGGCGATTCGGGAGTTGGTTGCCAAGAGGGTCGCCGCCCTTCGACTCACGATCTGGCTTTCCTTGGCCGTGACGCTTCTGGCGTTGGCGGTAGAAGGGATCATCCTCTTCCGGCCGATGCTCAACCGGGTTGCGGCCGCGATTCAGGCGCAGCGGGCGCTGGGTCTCACCGAGAGCTTGCGCCAAAGCGAGGAGCGGTTGCGAGCGGCGATCGAGGGAAGCTTCGACGCGTTCTTCCTGATGAACGCCGTGAAAAACGAAGGCGGAGCGGTCGTCGACTTCCACCTCAGCGAAACCAACTCGATTGCGGAAGAGCTGCTAGGGGCGTCTGGAACGGAGTTGACGGTGACTTCGCTCCGTCAGATTTTTCCGGCTCCGCTTACCAATAAGCTACTCGCCCGATTTGTGCAGTGCATGGCGGAGAGCACTTCATTTCGCATGGAGATCGAGGTCGGGCCTAGGCCGAATCTAGTTCGGTGGCTGGAGCTTCAGGTAGCGCCGGTACCGGGCGGAGTTGCGGTCACCGCGAGGGATCTAACCGAGCGGAAGCAGAGCGAAATCTCGATGCGTGCCGAGCAGTTCGAGCTCCAGGCGGCCAACGCCCAACTTTCCCATCTAGCGTCGACAGACGCCTTGACCGGCCTCTACAACCGCCGCGCACTGAAGGCGATGCTTTCGTCCGAGGCGCAGCACGCACGGGAATTCGGCGCACCCGTGGGGGTCATCATGGCCGATCTCGATAATTTCAAGGTCCTGAACGATCAACACGGCCACGTCGCGGGCGATCAGGTCTTACGCAGCGTCTCGGACATCATTCAGAACGGCCTTAGGCCGAGCGACTTTGCCGCCCGATACGGCGGCGAGGAGTTCGCCATCGTGCTCCGGAGCACGGATACCGAAGGTGCGATGGCGATGGCCGAACGCTTACGGCATACGGTCGAGAGCACCCGATTTCCGTACGGAACCATCACATTGAGCCTTGGCGTCGCTTCTTGGTGTCCGACGGCGCCTTCGGGGGACGATCTCGTCCGCGCTGCTGACGAGGCGCTTTACCAAGCGAAGAGAGCTGGAAAAAATAATTGCCGGCTTGCCCATCCTCCCATCGAGCTCTTTTCGCACCGGGAAGGGTAG
- a CDS encoding Gfo/Idh/MocA family protein codes for MARVGVMGCGAVAEFGHLPAIVGTPGLELVALFDPSASRVNAMSERFGGTPFTDPGAFFAAKPEAIVVASPAGTHLENVLAAAERGIHVLCEKPLAMNDDDAQTMIDAMASAGKMLFTGFVYRFSPVALQIKKWVEEEIAGDIRSLRLIYDWDLHGQWEQTSDGKWIESPRWRGRMLEGGPMVDCGVHQIDLARWWLGGEVLRYDVAAAWVSDYEAPDHVYLHMDHEGGAHTMVEMSFTYGHTAAEPAPIFTYDLIGTGGVIHFNRDGWRLDVRHGQGTLVAPGASEKNFPGMYAAFSEALRTGEPGMMPSGRDGLVATRIARTATETVSARRSSSMNPH; via the coding sequence ATGGCGCGGGTCGGGGTGATGGGGTGTGGGGCGGTGGCGGAGTTTGGGCATTTGCCCGCGATCGTGGGTACCCCGGGTTTGGAGCTGGTCGCTTTGTTCGATCCTTCGGCGTCGCGGGTCAACGCCATGTCCGAGCGGTTCGGAGGGACGCCGTTTACCGATCCGGGAGCGTTCTTCGCGGCGAAGCCGGAGGCGATCGTCGTTGCTTCGCCCGCCGGGACACACCTCGAAAACGTGCTCGCGGCGGCCGAGCGCGGCATTCACGTGCTGTGCGAGAAGCCACTGGCGATGAACGACGACGACGCGCAGACGATGATCGACGCGATGGCGTCGGCGGGGAAGATGCTGTTCACCGGCTTCGTCTATCGATTCAGTCCGGTAGCCCTCCAGATCAAAAAGTGGGTCGAAGAGGAAATCGCAGGCGACATTCGGTCGTTGCGCCTCATCTACGATTGGGACCTGCACGGTCAGTGGGAGCAGACCTCGGACGGCAAGTGGATCGAGAGTCCGCGGTGGCGGGGAAGAATGCTCGAAGGCGGACCGATGGTGGACTGCGGGGTCCACCAGATCGATTTGGCGCGTTGGTGGCTGGGAGGCGAGGTGCTGCGCTACGACGTGGCCGCCGCCTGGGTATCCGACTACGAAGCCCCCGACCATGTCTACCTTCACATGGACCACGAGGGGGGCGCACACACCATGGTCGAGATGAGCTTTACCTATGGACATACGGCGGCCGAACCGGCGCCGATCTTTACGTACGACCTCATCGGGACCGGCGGAGTGATCCATTTCAACCGGGATGGTTGGCGATTGGACGTGAGGCATGGCCAGGGAACGCTGGTGGCCCCCGGGGCAAGCGAGAAGAATTTTCCCGGGATGTACGCGGCTTTTTCCGAAGCGCTAAGAACGGGAGAGCCGGGGATGATGCCGTCTGGCCGGGATGGACTGGTTGCGACGAGGATCGCTCGCACGGCGACCGAAACCGTTTCGGCCAGACGCTCTTCGAGCATGAATCCGCATTAG
- a CDS encoding RNA polymerase sigma factor, producing the protein MPNDALRDSLAERRWLASLAEGDPKALGGLYEMYGERIFRYTFRMLGNRTDAEDATAETFLRVLRRSTELRADGAFRTWLFRIARNLCIDKMRQHKLMELPPDAQYTGAEERATLRVTVQQALHDLPLEYREPLIYCDLEELSAKEAADILNISVPALKSRLYRGRRALRDKLGSAIERMQ; encoded by the coding sequence ATGCCGAATGACGCATTGCGAGACTCTCTGGCCGAAAGACGTTGGCTCGCCTCCCTCGCGGAGGGCGATCCCAAGGCGCTTGGGGGCCTTTACGAGATGTATGGGGAGCGGATCTTCCGCTACACCTTTCGCATGCTCGGCAACCGGACGGATGCGGAGGACGCTACCGCGGAAACCTTTCTGCGCGTCCTTCGAAGATCAACGGAACTGCGCGCCGATGGCGCGTTTCGAACTTGGCTGTTCCGCATCGCGCGGAACCTATGTATCGACAAGATGCGGCAGCACAAGCTTATGGAGCTGCCACCCGACGCCCAATACACCGGCGCCGAGGAACGCGCGACCCTCCGGGTCACCGTCCAACAGGCGCTGCACGATTTACCCCTTGAGTACCGAGAGCCGCTCATCTACTGCGACCTGGAAGAGCTCAGCGCCAAGGAGGCAGCCGATATTTTGAATATCAGCGTGCCCGCGTTGAAATCCAGGCTATATCGCGGCCGTCGAGCCCTCCGCGACAAGCTAGGAAGCGCCATTGAGAGGATGCAATGA
- the dnaN gene encoding DNA polymerase III subunit beta — MKFDCPRKEFFEAVSAAAAAASVRTSVNILQNLKIEADGGGIRVMGCDGEMWVERDVACMVSEPGAICVPARLLNDLVSSLPDGDTQLRTLEGNAVMLQQGASEYRMVSLDPADFPEPPAFGGDGELRLKMGVLRNAVDSVAYAVSSDFHRQVLTGVLFTYDGRILTLVATDTHRLAVRRLEQEGIGSSVNVVVPEKALKAIKGLPVNDDAEVAILFGGGRVGVEAGGAKVISQLLAGTYPNWERVVPNESTRVWSVEADQLEEKVRRTMILARDNANRVRFKGAGDQILIAARSEEKGEAKEEVDMVSQNGEVEIAFNGKYVQDALQPIEGPGVRIEMTESSRPAVFRPADDETGYFCVIMPMALA, encoded by the coding sequence ATGAAATTTGACTGTCCGCGCAAGGAGTTCTTCGAGGCCGTAAGCGCCGCCGCAGCAGCGGCGAGCGTTCGTACGTCCGTCAACATCCTCCAAAACCTCAAGATCGAGGCCGACGGAGGAGGCATCCGCGTCATGGGATGCGATGGTGAAATGTGGGTCGAGCGAGACGTCGCCTGCATGGTCTCCGAGCCCGGGGCGATTTGCGTTCCCGCGCGGCTCCTCAACGATCTCGTTAGCTCCCTCCCCGATGGCGACACCCAGCTTCGAACGCTGGAGGGTAACGCCGTCATGCTTCAGCAGGGGGCTTCCGAGTACCGGATGGTCAGTCTGGATCCCGCCGATTTCCCCGAGCCGCCGGCATTCGGCGGCGACGGCGAGCTGCGGCTGAAGATGGGTGTGCTTCGGAACGCGGTCGATTCCGTCGCCTACGCCGTTTCGTCCGACTTCCACCGCCAGGTTTTGACCGGCGTTCTGTTTACCTACGACGGAAGGATCCTGACCCTCGTCGCTACCGACACCCACCGCCTCGCGGTTCGCCGCCTGGAACAGGAAGGGATCGGTTCGAGCGTCAACGTCGTGGTGCCCGAAAAAGCGCTCAAGGCGATCAAGGGGCTCCCGGTCAACGACGATGCCGAGGTTGCGATTCTTTTCGGCGGAGGGCGGGTTGGAGTCGAAGCGGGCGGGGCCAAGGTCATTTCCCAGCTTCTCGCCGGTACGTATCCAAATTGGGAGCGAGTCGTACCTAACGAAAGCACCCGCGTATGGAGCGTGGAAGCCGACCAGCTCGAGGAGAAGGTGCGCCGCACCATGATCCTCGCTCGCGACAACGCGAACCGCGTTCGCTTCAAGGGCGCCGGCGACCAAATCCTGATCGCCGCCCGGAGCGAAGAAAAGGGCGAAGCCAAGGAAGAGGTCGATATGGTCAGCCAGAACGGCGAAGTCGAAATCGCCTTCAACGGCAAATACGTCCAAGACGCGCTCCAGCCGATCGAGGGTCCGGGCGTCCGTATTGAGATGACCGAAAGCAGCCGCCCCGCCGTCTTCCGCCCCGCCGACGACGAAACCGGCTACTTCTGCGTAATCATGCCGATGGCCCTAGCGTAG
- a CDS encoding family 20 glycosylhydrolase gives MHLRMWTYDLAREQSPTLDHLRAFCALTREAGYNAIGLYMEHRFAYPSTPWSHGRGCVTPEMVLALQAEFSDLQIIPFINLLGHFEGMLYTEAGRRYAEEKFKGMQACPCRPAFVELANQLVDDILGIFTSDIIHIGGDETWQLGLCPECAKTVREYEMTAGVDGKAQLYGSHFGPLLRKVAKAGRRPAIWGDMFFDHPTALDLIPEGTLIFDWQYFRGPEFSSSIFHRRGFDVVYSPALHTYNAAWLHLPQSEENVREHALAAASKDKSAYGVCVTTWECGLFGNYETLLPAIRAAGKMLRLAEEPLDGDGRGPLYRPYAMPHFLPNRQLGEEVNSGGLLSIGVGISDAIIMSFLQSGTTFARIYPAGQEMYLIGFGAEGSEQETGRLPKEQATSTLNRLALMADMDPLRQHTNRNGVLKGIYKGVPFEIQAQWVVNPNGVTMELRTPPRANHVQYGALREATHFLRAYLEVGETHEEWARLMGSELQNAGGMFAFSGIRSSMKARLLLFSNPFLFWLHHSEELCGEVGDKALAILERAIAVAPDSAYRGVSEFAKLAIEFVRYAEEAHKLYAAGLPGQAAASLMYCRQVFENLAKIAKGTNYRIGGSLADIERCQVAQRHVEIVVRRVKEYGDGALGYLPSFETLTHPKFMPHDQANWWLINRWANE, from the coding sequence ATGCACCTTCGCATGTGGACGTACGACTTGGCGCGCGAGCAATCGCCGACTCTCGATCATCTTCGCGCCTTCTGCGCGTTAACGCGAGAGGCCGGCTATAACGCGATCGGGTTGTACATGGAGCACCGGTTTGCCTATCCGAGCACGCCGTGGTCTCATGGGCGCGGGTGCGTGACGCCCGAGATGGTGCTTGCCCTCCAGGCGGAGTTTTCCGACCTGCAGATCATCCCGTTCATCAATCTGCTGGGCCACTTCGAGGGGATGCTCTACACCGAGGCCGGTCGCCGATACGCGGAAGAGAAGTTCAAAGGGATGCAAGCATGCCCGTGCCGGCCCGCGTTTGTGGAGCTCGCCAATCAGCTCGTCGACGACATCCTGGGGATCTTCACAAGCGACATCATCCACATCGGGGGAGACGAAACGTGGCAACTGGGTCTCTGTCCGGAGTGCGCGAAGACGGTTCGCGAGTACGAGATGACGGCGGGGGTGGACGGTAAGGCACAACTCTACGGATCGCACTTCGGACCGCTGCTGCGCAAGGTGGCGAAGGCGGGCCGTCGTCCGGCGATCTGGGGCGACATGTTCTTCGATCACCCGACGGCGCTGGATCTGATTCCCGAAGGGACGCTGATCTTCGATTGGCAGTATTTCCGGGGGCCGGAATTCAGCAGCTCGATCTTCCATCGCCGTGGCTTCGACGTGGTTTACTCGCCGGCACTGCATACGTACAACGCGGCATGGCTTCACTTGCCGCAGAGCGAGGAAAACGTGCGTGAGCACGCGCTGGCCGCGGCATCGAAGGATAAGTCCGCTTACGGAGTGTGCGTTACGACGTGGGAATGCGGGCTGTTTGGGAACTACGAAACCCTCTTGCCCGCGATTCGGGCGGCGGGAAAGATGCTCCGACTCGCGGAGGAGCCTCTTGATGGTGACGGAAGAGGTCCCCTCTATCGACCCTACGCAATGCCCCATTTCCTGCCGAATCGGCAGCTTGGCGAAGAAGTTAACTCCGGCGGGCTCCTCTCCATTGGAGTAGGCATTAGCGACGCCATCATCATGAGCTTCCTACAATCAGGGACTACATTTGCAAGAATTTATCCCGCGGGGCAGGAGATGTACCTCATAGGTTTTGGCGCGGAAGGGAGTGAGCAGGAAACGGGGAGATTGCCAAAGGAGCAAGCAACTTCCACACTGAACAGGCTCGCCCTAATGGCGGATATGGATCCGCTTCGCCAACACACAAATCGGAACGGTGTCCTTAAAGGGATTTACAAAGGAGTGCCATTCGAAATCCAAGCTCAATGGGTGGTGAATCCAAACGGCGTGACAATGGAGCTTCGAACGCCGCCAAGGGCGAATCATGTCCAATATGGAGCTCTTCGGGAAGCGACTCACTTCCTTCGCGCTTACCTAGAGGTGGGGGAGACCCACGAGGAATGGGCGCGGTTGATGGGATCGGAGCTTCAGAACGCGGGCGGCATGTTTGCTTTTAGCGGTATTCGGTCATCGATGAAGGCGAGGCTACTGCTGTTTTCGAACCCGTTTCTTTTCTGGCTGCACCACTCAGAAGAGCTTTGCGGCGAGGTAGGCGACAAGGCATTGGCGATCTTGGAGCGCGCGATCGCGGTGGCGCCGGATAGCGCCTACCGAGGGGTGAGCGAGTTCGCCAAACTGGCAATCGAGTTCGTGCGTTACGCGGAGGAGGCGCACAAGCTGTACGCGGCGGGGCTTCCAGGGCAAGCCGCGGCCTCGCTCATGTATTGCCGCCAGGTTTTCGAAAACCTGGCCAAGATCGCCAAGGGGACGAACTATCGAATCGGGGGGTCGCTTGCCGACATCGAGCGGTGTCAGGTGGCCCAACGGCACGTGGAGATCGTCGTTCGACGAGTCAAGGAGTACGGCGACGGCGCCCTCGGCTACCTGCCGTCGTTCGAAACCCTAACCCACCCCAAATTCATGCCCCACGACCAAGCCAATTGGTGGCTGATTAATAGGTGGGCAAATGAGTGA
- a CDS encoding sulfite exporter TauE/SafE family protein, protein MILFVVGAVASGINAVAGGGTLLSFPVLQLRIGLESRVANATNSVALWPGSLSGAFGFRNLISKTKHHLRILLLPTFAGSIVGAELLVHTDKSVFDRVVPWLILFAAVLLLLQPKVKALVLRGGRKAHPVAAMAGQFFVAIYGGYFGAGMGIMMLAAFALYMDGTIHELNAVKNWLGLVINFTCSWVFIFQHLIEPMTAAVLALGSIVGGFAAARVSQKINPDKLRTAIAIYGIGMASFYLARAWGLI, encoded by the coding sequence GTGATCCTCTTCGTCGTCGGCGCGGTCGCCAGCGGCATCAACGCGGTAGCGGGGGGTGGAACCCTCCTATCGTTTCCGGTTCTCCAACTGCGAATCGGGCTCGAGTCGAGGGTGGCGAACGCGACGAACTCGGTAGCGTTATGGCCGGGATCGCTCAGCGGGGCGTTCGGGTTCCGAAATCTGATCTCCAAAACGAAGCATCACCTTCGGATTTTGCTTTTGCCGACCTTCGCCGGCTCCATCGTGGGGGCCGAGCTTCTCGTTCATACCGATAAATCGGTGTTCGACCGGGTCGTTCCTTGGCTGATCTTGTTCGCCGCGGTACTGCTGTTGCTTCAGCCGAAGGTGAAGGCGCTGGTCTTGCGCGGAGGTCGGAAAGCGCACCCGGTGGCGGCGATGGCGGGTCAATTCTTCGTGGCCATTTACGGAGGGTACTTCGGCGCGGGGATGGGGATCATGATGCTCGCGGCGTTTGCTCTCTATATGGATGGCACGATTCATGAGTTGAACGCGGTGAAGAACTGGCTTGGCTTGGTGATCAACTTCACGTGTTCGTGGGTCTTCATCTTTCAGCACCTTATCGAGCCAATGACGGCGGCCGTTCTTGCCCTCGGCTCGATCGTCGGCGGCTTCGCCGCCGCACGGGTCTCGCAGAAGATCAATCCGGATAAGTTGCGGACGGCGATCGCCATCTATGGGATCGGGATGGCGAGTTTCTACCTTGCGCGGGCTTGGGGGTTGATCTGA
- the ribH gene encoding 6,7-dimethyl-8-ribityllumazine synthase: MREILGRMDASGKRFAVVVSRWNELVTKELLAGALDELRRFGDPEVEVVHVPGTWEIPIVVRKLVTRDNRPDAVLALGCILQGQTPHAKLLGSDVGAALMSLQVEHGVPIAWGVLTPDTQDQALDRSGLKYGNKGREAAQAAIELASVLERL; this comes from the coding sequence GTGCGGGAAATTCTCGGGCGCATGGATGCCTCTGGTAAGCGGTTTGCGGTGGTCGTGAGCCGGTGGAACGAACTGGTGACGAAGGAGCTTTTGGCCGGGGCGCTGGATGAGCTGCGACGGTTTGGAGATCCGGAGGTCGAAGTGGTGCACGTGCCGGGCACCTGGGAGATTCCGATCGTCGTCCGAAAGCTCGTTACAAGGGATAACCGGCCGGATGCGGTGCTGGCACTGGGGTGCATTTTGCAGGGGCAGACGCCGCATGCGAAATTGCTCGGATCAGACGTTGGGGCGGCGTTGATGTCGCTTCAGGTGGAGCATGGCGTGCCGATCGCGTGGGGCGTACTTACGCCGGATACCCAGGACCAGGCGCTCGACCGGTCCGGGCTCAAGTACGGGAACAAGGGACGCGAGGCGGCGCAGGCGGCGATCGAGCTTGCGAGCGTGTTGGAGCGGCTCTGA
- a CDS encoding sugar phosphate nucleotidyltransferase, with amino-acid sequence MLALIPAAGLGTRMAAVTGGAPKELLPLGRRAVLRRIVDEAIAAGADEVVVVSSPKKPQIEAALADWQSEIQIPLRVAYQQSPRGLGDAIFCAEPEGDTLILLGDCVYDGGSPSDRMATLVYRGIDGCIAVETVPDEEVSRYGICQVDEMGGIRDILEKPQPHETTSRWAVAARYAFTGPVMDHLGEIFSQISAARPVGEISLTDLLRPAIQSGVDLKAVALQPGQARVDCGTPEEYAQALRLSWS; translated from the coding sequence ATGCTCGCCCTCATTCCCGCCGCCGGACTTGGAACTCGGATGGCCGCCGTTACCGGCGGCGCTCCCAAAGAATTGCTGCCACTTGGACGGCGCGCAGTCCTCCGGCGAATCGTCGATGAGGCGATCGCCGCGGGCGCGGACGAGGTCGTCGTCGTCTCCTCACCCAAGAAGCCGCAGATCGAAGCCGCCCTGGCCGATTGGCAAAGCGAAATCCAGATCCCGCTCCGGGTCGCCTACCAGCAATCGCCCCGCGGGCTCGGCGATGCGATCTTTTGTGCGGAGCCGGAGGGGGATACCCTCATCCTTCTGGGTGACTGCGTCTACGATGGCGGCTCGCCCAGCGACCGCATGGCGACTCTGGTTTACCGAGGCATCGACGGCTGCATCGCGGTCGAGACCGTCCCCGATGAAGAGGTAAGCCGCTACGGTATCTGCCAGGTGGACGAGATGGGAGGAATCCGCGACATCCTGGAGAAGCCTCAGCCCCACGAAACGACGAGCCGATGGGCCGTCGCGGCGCGCTACGCCTTTACTGGTCCGGTGATGGACCACTTAGGCGAGATATTCTCGCAGATCTCGGCCGCGCGACCGGTCGGCGAAATCTCTCTCACCGACCTTCTCCGACCCGCGATTCAAAGCGGCGTCGACCTCAAGGCGGTGGCTCTTCAACCGGGCCAAGCCCGAGTCGATTGCGGCACCCCGGAAGAGTACGCGCAAGCTCTTCGTCTCTCCTGGTCATAA